In Saccharospirillaceae bacterium, the sequence TGGAAGCAGATTCTGGTGGAACACTTCTGAGAGTAAAATCATGTTCTAATAATAACGATCTGCAATTATTTTATATTGATTAGAAAGATTTGGGAAACCTAGATATTAATAATATATGAATAGTAAATGCTTCTTTTTTTTAATATCTGGGTTTTTTGCTGGATATATTTTTTGTGATTTTTCTAATGATAAAGAATTAGTCCATTCTTCGGGGGTGAAAATTACTGACGGTACTTTAAAAGATGATTCTAAGTCTACAGTATTTGACAAAGTAATGGCTCAAGAAGATATGATTGGTGTTGAAGACCCATGCTCAAACTTGTCAATTTCAAATGAACATAAAGAGGATTTTTGTAAATTAATTTATCCTGAGGATTCGGATTATTCCTGGGAAGCGGTTGATGATATTGTTAGTTACGAAAATCATGTTTTAGAGCTACTGACAAGTCTTGCAAGGGAAGTAGATTTTCAGAAAAAACAAGAATTTTTGGAGATATTTGACCTAATTAGTCCAGAAATACAAAGTGAATCCATAAGATATCTTTTTGAATTCGATTCAATTGATAACAAAATATTAGGAATTGATATTTTAACGAGGGTAGGCAGGGCTGGCGAAGAATTAATTGATCTTCCGTTTAGTATTTTAAATTCGAGTAATGTAGATGATCGATTAATCGTAAAATCAATAAAATCACTTGATCTTTCGATAGCTGAAAATAGAAATTATATTGAACTAATGGAGGATTACTCTAATAGTGATAATGTCGAAATTAGATCTGAGAGTCTAATTGCAATTGGAGCTAAAGCTACAAATAGAGATCACTTGCAATCAATTTTATCGCTAACTGACGACGATGCTTCTATAGCCATCTTAGCACTTGCTAATAGTACCGTTTTGAGCGAGGACATAAAGCATAAACTCTTGAAATACTCATTTGATGAAACCTTACCATTTGGGGAGAGATATATTGCAATAAAATCTCTAGATAGATTTCTTTTGACAGAAAACGAAAAAGAACGAATTGATGAAATATTGCAGAGAATTACTACCTATCACTAGTATTTTTATATCCAATATAATTTTAATTGGATGAGCTTCGATCCAGTTCTATTATGAAAATTTAGAGGTTGATTTTTGAAAGTTAGAAAGCTTTTGTTAATGAAAATAATATAAGAACTTACATATAAAATCCGATTTCGATTAGAATAAAGGCCTTTTCTTCGCTTTACTCTAATAGGTTTAAGTACTTTCGATGGGAATGATCTAGCGAATGTCTTCGATACAACGACTCAACCCTGCTGGACATAACAATTGAGTGTTACGCAGGCTGTGTCGCTGCCTGCAAAAGTATAGAAGTGATCTTCAATGTCCTTCATTTCTCAAGGTTGTTCTACGTTTCCTGAGACACAGAATACGACCAATCAAATTAACCGGCGTGATTAACACGGTTGTATCAGTACTATCCGGGTTTACTGAGCCTTACGTGGCAGCTCATCCGACTGATACATGGAGATCTGATGGTTGTCCGGGTCGGCAATCTCAGCAGACCATCCACCCGGTGCGTGGCTCACCGGAGTAACAATGGTGACGCCTTTTTCCGCCAGCGCGTTTACCGTGTCATCTATGCCGCCATCTGGAAGGTCAAAAACGATGATAGGGGAGTTACCAGGTCGTGATTCCTGCTGGAAAAACAGCAGCTCAATGTCATTCCCGGTTTTCGCTAAGAGCCAGTCGTTACCGCTGCCGTCATCTTCCATTCTCTGCACATCCATTCCAAGTGCATCGCGGTAGAAAGCCTCGGTCTTATCCACATCGTTGACGTAGTAGCAGATAGCACCGATTTTACTGTTATTAAACATTCCTTAGTTCCTCTTTGTTGGTTGGTACTCCCTTACGTTGCCGCGAGAGGTTGTTTTGTGAGCTTACAACAAAAAGATGTCCGTCTGGGTCGTGGCTGGCCAATATTGCGCTGGCTGTTCTCATATCGCTGAAACGGGCCATTTGGAGCAATGCTTGCCTTATTTGCCCGAAAGCCAGCTCGCCTTTTAAGTTCGAAAGCCCGGCGACGTGTTTGCCATCGAACTGGCGCCAGCGGCGCTTAATCTGGGCAATGCGTTGTCGTAAGGCCGTGTCTGATATGCGTAATAGCCAGGCAATTTCTGCCTTGGTATGCCCGGCTAAGGCCAGCAGGGCGGCGCTACGAAGGCTGGGTGGCAGAGTCTGAATAAACTCAGAGCTTGGTTCTTCCCGGTCGGCTTGTGGCTGCTCTGCCGATTCCTCGGTGAGAGTGAGTGTGGAAGACGCTTCGCGCTGTTGTCGCCTTACGGCTGTGCGTGCATCGAATGCTGCACGCTTTCTTAAAGCACCGAAAAGCCAGCGGCGATTGTTATTGCAGGACAGGTCGGTACGACCGGCCTCAACCGCTGCGAGCAAAATGGCCTGCAGCAGGTCTTCTGCCTCATCAATATGGCGGGCGACTTTGCGGGCATAGAAGAGCAGCTCGGTATATGACGGGTTTTGATTCTGTCTCATAAAAGGCTTTCTGCATCTGCAACTTGGTGATGAGCGATGGATTGCTATGATTCTTGCGAATACTCACTGTGCCACTTAACGCCTCAAACACCGGCGCAGCTTTGGTGCGTCCAGTGGAGGCCGTTTTTTGGCCGGAACGATGCTTGAGTAACTTGTTATAACTTAGCTCTCTATGGGTGTGCATAATTCCAGTAAAATCCCAGAAGGGCAGCGCACATAGGACACTGTTTGCCCCCAAGGCTTTGTTTCAGGCGACTTCAATTCAATGGCGCCACAATCCAATGCTTTTTTATGCGCAGCATCAACTTCATTCGTGACAAGGGCTATTTCAGTACCTAATGGTTTATCAGAATCACTAGAACTTATATAGCCTCCTGAAAAATTCGACTTCCCCAGCTCGTGTGAGGCAAAGGCTAAAACGGTTTTGCCTGTTTCTAATTCTCCATAATCTTTTTCTTCAGTGATAAAACGACGCTTCATTTCAAACGCTTTTTCAAAGAATAATAGAGCCGCATCAACATCGAGTACGTAATTTATAGTGTATCCAAATTTTACCATTTGACTATTTCCTTTTGTTGTTCACTGCTTGATTTATAAAATATTCGCTATGTTTTTGAACAATGTCGTTGCCTGTATATATTTTTAAGTGCCGCCGTTTCTTACCACTACCCTCCAAAATAGAATCACTATCGGTAAAGTCGCAGCCGTTACTAAACTCGATGGAAATATGCTCCTTATATATGTAAATACCTCCGATTAATGAACTCGATAAATTGAAAACCAACCCACCATACTTTATGTCTTCGACTAATTGTTCATTAGCACCTAAGAATATATCTCTGATTGACATGACCATGTCAAATTGATTTGGCGATATGGTATGTATATCAGAAAGGAAGTCATTTACTTTATTGTTCGTTGAAATATTCATTTTACTCAAAATCCGATTACAGGAGAGTTATAACGCCCGATTAACGGCTAAAATTAGCGACGAAGGAGCGCAAGCCCAGCTCCTCTTCGTCCTTCACATAATTGCTTTGTCATGTGAAATCTCGATTGAAACGCCGGCTTTTTGTACGCATATTTTTCATAGGTGATGATGTATTAAACTGAATCATGCGCCCAAGAGTCCATTGTTCATACCACTCCACACCATACAACTCATGATCACTTAAACTTGAAATTAGAAAAAGTATCTCACTCTAACTCATTCTTATTTCTTGGTACAGTAGACAATTATGGCCTCCATTCACATAACGCTTGCCGTAAACGGCACAAATAGCAGGCTAAAATTAGCGACGAAGGAGCACAAGCCTGCTGTTTTGCGTCCTCTGTGCTTAAAGCGTTTGTTAGGTATACGGTGCCACTTTATATTCTTTGTTATTAATTTTGTGGTATTGGTTAATTTCATTTACTGCTTTATCTACAGAATCAAAAGCTGCGTTCTCAGCGAAGTATAAGATGTAATTTCCCGTATCATCCTCGTTCGAAGAAAATGCGTATTCCAAATCGAAGTACTCGCATAATACATACTCAATATAATCTTTATGCTCATAATCAATCAATTCAATGTAGGCTCCCCATTCTGGGTGCTGTTTAACATTGATTGGTGACAATAAGTATCGAAATTCTTCGAGCATGATTGTATACCTAACGCCGCCAGCAGCGGCCGAGTGAAACGAGGTCCAGCGACCGCAGGGAGTGATCTTTCCCCGATAAAACGGACACATTCATCTTCATGCTGCTATTCGCTCATATTCTATCGGTGAACAATAACCGATTCCCGAATGCAGCCGTTTCCGGTTGTAGTAATCATTAATATATCTTGCCAAAGCATACTTCAATTCTTCGGTTGAATGAAATGTTGTTTGGCGAATCAGCTCAGCCTTCATCGAATGAAAGAATGATTCCATATGTGCATTATCAGTACACTTACCCGGCCTACTTCTGGCCGGCGTTTTCTTACCGCGTTCTGTAATGTTCTTCGCGTAACTTGTGTGGTTCTCTTATCATCCAGACTCCAACCGATGATCCGTCGCGAATAAAGATCCATGATGACCGACAGATAGTGCCACTGTTTTTTTACCTTCAGATAGGTCACATCAGCCACCCAGACCTTATTCTTGCTGTTGGGAACAGCGCCATCTGATCGAAGGTTCTCTCCGGCAGCCAGGAAGCGCCTTAGACCTGGAGCCCGGTGTGTTACCTTGGTTACCCGAGCAATCAGCCCGATCTTCTGCATAAGCCGGGCGACACGCTTCCTACTGACCTGAAAACCCTGCTTTTGCAGGGCCTTCCAGATTCGAGGACTTCCGTAGCGACCTTCGTTTTCATCTGAAATACGCTTGATATGAGATATCAAATCGATA encodes:
- a CDS encoding VOC family protein, whose protein sequence is MFNNSKIGAICYYVNDVDKTEAFYRDALGMDVQRMEDDGSGNDWLLAKTGNDIELLFFQQESRPGNSPIIVFDLPDGGIDDTVNALAEKGVTIVTPVSHAPGGWSAEIADPDNHQISMYQSDELPRKAQ
- a CDS encoding transcriptional regulator gives rise to the protein MRQNQNPSYTELLFYARKVARHIDEAEDLLQAILLAAVEAGRTDLSCNNNRRWLFGALRKRAAFDARTAVRRQQREASSTLTLTEESAEQPQADREEPSSEFIQTLPPSLRSAALLALAGHTKAEIAWLLRISDTALRQRIAQIKRRWRQFDGKHVAGLSNLKGELAFGQIRQALLQMARFSDMRTASAILASHDPDGHLFVVSSQNNLSRQRKGVPTNKEELRNV
- a CDS encoding VOC family protein, yielding MVKFGYTINYVLDVDAALLFFEKAFEMKRRFITEEKDYGELETGKTVLAFASHELGKSNFSGGYISSSDSDKPLGTEIALVTNEVDAAHKKALDCGAIELKSPETKPWGQTVSYVRCPSGILLELCTPIES
- a CDS encoding DUF1801 domain-containing protein; its protein translation is MNISTNNKVNDFLSDIHTISPNQFDMVMSIRDIFLGANEQLVEDIKYGGLVFNLSSSLIGGIYIYKEHISIEFSNGCDFTDSDSILEGSGKKRRHLKIYTGNDIVQKHSEYFINQAVNNKRK